DNA from Aquificaceae bacterium:
ATTGAAAATTATTACCATATGGTTTATATTATATATCCATGCTTAAGGAAGACAAGCTTCAAGAGTTTATAGAGGCGTGTAAGAGTATGGGGCTAAAGATTACGCCCCAAAGGGTGGCAGTTTATGAAGTATTACTAAGCAGGGATGACCACCCCACAGTTGAGGAGATATATAACGAGGTAAAGAAGAAGTACCCCTTTGTGTCTCTTGCTACCGTATACAGGACAGTGGAAACCTTGGAGGAGCTCGGGTTCGTGAAAAAGGTAGCCTATTGGGGTGGCTCTGTGAGATATGACGCCAATGTAAGCGACCATCATCACCTTAT
Protein-coding regions in this window:
- a CDS encoding Fur family transcriptional regulator, whose amino-acid sequence is MLKEDKLQEFIEACKSMGLKITPQRVAVYEVLLSRDDHPTVEEIYNEVKKKYPFVSLATVYRTVETLEELGFVKKVAYWGGSVRYDANVSDHHHLICTQCGAIRDVEFCIDWTPPAYMEGYRVHNYSLHIYGICPKCQAKEN